Part of the Methanomassiliicoccales archaeon genome is shown below.
CTGAAGCGACGTGGAAAAGTTACTAATACGCATTCCTGAATCCGATGTCCATGACCATCCGTCAGCCCATAGTCAGCGTGCTGGGCCATGTGGACCATGGCAAGACTAGCCTGCTCGATTACATCCGGGGCACGGCGGTCATAACGCACGAGGCGGGGCGCATCACTCAGCACATCGGGGCGACGGAGGTCCCGTTGGACCACGTCTACAAGGTCTGCGCCAAGCTGATCGGCAGCAAGAAGTTCAACGTGCCCGGGCTGCTCTTCATCGACACCCCCGGGCATCATTCCTTCATCACCTTGCGCGCGCGCGGCGGCTCCCTGGCGGACATCGCCATCCTGGTCATCGACATCAACGAGGGGCTGAAGCCGCAGACCGTGGAATCCATCAACATACTGCGGCGCTTCAAGACGCCCTTCATCATCGCCCTCAACAAGATCGACCTGGTGGACGGCTGGATCACCCACGCCTCCTCCCCCTTCATCCTCTCGGAGAAGGCCCAGACCGAGGAGGCCCAGGCTGCGCTGAGCGATAAGCTCTACAACATAGTCGGCCGCCTGGCCGAAGAGGGGCTGTCCTCCGAACGTTACGATCACATCGAGAACTTCACCAAGAACATCGCCATCGTCCCCATCAGCGCCAAGAACGGTGAGGGCGTCCCGGACCTCTTACTTGTGCTGGTCGGCCTGGCCCAGCGCTTCCTCGAGGAATCGCTGAAGACCGCGGAAGGACCGGCCAAAGGCACCATACTGGAGGTCAAGGAGGAGCACGGGCTGGGGCAGACCATTGACGTAATCCTATACGACGGCGAGCTGCGGCAGGGGGACACCATCGCCCTGGGCACAAAGGGAAAACCGCTGGTCACCAAGGTGAAGGCCATACTGAAGCCCAAGCCCCTGGACGAGATACGCGACCCGCGGGACAAGTTCGACCGCATGAAGGAGATCTCCGCCGCCGCCGGAGTGAAACTGCTGTGCCAGAACCTGGACGGGGTCGTCGCCGGGGCACCCATCAGGGCCATCAAGGGCAATCAGGCCGAGGTGCTGTCTGAGATAGCCGAGGAGACCAAGATAAACATCGAGGTGGCCGACGACGGCCTGATGATAAAGGCCGACGCCCTCGGCTCGCTGGAAGCGCTGGCGTATGAGTGCAAGCGCGCCGCCATCCCCATCCGCAAGTACGAGACCGGGGACATCTCCCGGCGCGACATCACCGAGGTGAACGCCTACAACGACCCGCTGCACAAGGTCGTCCTGGGGTTCACCGTCAACATGCTCCCGGACGCCAAGGAGGCGCTCCTGAACCACAACGCCAAGGTCTTCACCAACGACGTGGTCTACGGCCTCATCGATGACTACCAGAAGTGGGTGGAGGAAGAGAAGCGCAAGGCGGAGCTGGCCAAGCGCGCCCTGGTGGCCTTCCCCGGCAAAATAAAGATCCTTCCCAACTGCGTCTTCCGGGCCAGCAAGCCAGCCATCGTCGGCGTGCGCGTGCTGGCCGGACGCATCCGCAACAACCAGAAGCTCATCTCTCCCGACGGCAAGGAGATCGGTCGCATACGCTCGCTGCGCACCGGCGAGGACGTCCTCAAAGAAGCGATAGCCGGCCAAGAGATCGCCATAGCCATCGAGGGCGCCACGGTCGGCCGCCAGATGGACGTGGAGGACATACTCTACGTGGACATCCTAGAATCGGAGATAAAGAACCTGCAGGACTACGACCTCAACGTCGACGAGAAGGAGGTCCTGGAGCAGTTTCTGGAGATCAAGCGCAAGACCGACCCGTTCTGGGGAATGTGATCATCTTTCCTTGCCGCAATGAGGGCAGTACTTGCCATCGGACTCTGAGGTCTCCCCGCAATGGAGGCATTTCTTCTTTCGTTCCGTGAGCACCTTTTCCAGCTTGATCTTGGTGTAGAAGTTCACCAAGAGCAGGAAGGCCACGCCGATCAGGCCGATAAGGACCATGAGGGCGATGAACAGGTCCCAGCGGGACTCCTGCTGCATCTCCACGTTGTCAGCCGTAACTTCATAGTGGACCGTTAGTTCGGCCGGAGAACTGGGGGCGCTTCCGACGTCCGTGTTGTCGATGACAAGCACGTACTGCCCGGCGCTGAACAATAGCACGTAGTTGTAGGCGGGGATCACCCCGGCGTTATTGGAGCACCAACCGATGACAAGCTGGAATACGCCCCCGGAGATGTACTCCTGGTAGCTGCCCAGGTCCATGATGAAGACGTCGAAACTGTCCTGCAACGAATCCTGGTCCAGATATACCAGGTAGCGCACGTTCCCGGCCTCGGACGAATCGTTCAGCGAAACTTCAGAGACGGTGAAGTTGAGAAGGACCAGATGCCCGTTGGCAGCAATGACCGCCTCCCCGTCCGTAGACATCGCTGACGCGGAACCGGGAACGGCAGCGGCCATCAGGACCGCCAGGACCATAAGAAGCACTGCCGCCTTGGACATACCCGATTATCTGTTTTCCCATAGATAAACCATGGTCAGGGTTATCTACACTTACGGTGTTCCACGGGCAATGAGTCGAAGGACGGTCATCCACAAGTACAACCCGGCCAACCTCGAGTTCGTGGGGGAGGCCGAGGTCACGCCTTCCGAGGAAGTGCCAAAGATCATTGACACTGCACGAAAGGCCCAGGCGGAATGGGCCGCCCTGCCGCTAGATAAGAGGAAGAACATCCTGCACCAGGTGCAGAACGCCCTGGCCAAACGGACCGACGAGTTCGTCGGGCTGGTCTCCCAGGAGACCGGCAAGCCGGCCATGGAAGCGCTGGCGACGGACGTCATGAACGCCCTCAGCGTGGGCGACTTCGCCGTGGGGCGCATGGAGCACATCTTCCGCGAGAGCACGGTGGACTTCGGCAGCCTCTCCACCATGATGCGCTACATGGGCCGCTCGTCCCACATGATACCGCGTCCGCTGGGGGTGGTGGGCATAATCGCCACCTGGAACTATCCCCTGGCCATACCCTATTCCCAGGCCATGATGGCTCTGGCCGCCGGGAACGCCGTGATACTGAAACCCTCATCGCACACGCCGCTCACGGCCCTACGCATGGGGGAGATGATGCTCAAGACGGGTATCCCGGAGGGGCTCATGCAGGTCATCGTCGGCTCCGGGGAAGAGGTCGGCGAGGCCCTGGTCAGGTCCAACGTCGACCGCCTGGTCTTCACCGGTCACCCGGACGTCGGCCACAGGATCATGACGGTGGCGGCGCAGCGCCTGACGCCCCTGACCCTCGAGCTGGGGGGCAAGGACGCCTTCATCGTGCTGAAGGACGCCGACCTGAGAAGGGCGGCCAAGGCCGCCTGCTGGGGCTCCTTCGTGAACTGCGGGCAGACCTGCGTGGCGGTGAAGCGCATCTACCTGCACCGTTCCGTCGAGAAGAAGTTCACCGAGCTCTTCCTGGAGGAGGTGCGCGCCCTCAAGCAGGGCTACGACCCAGAGGACCCCTCGCTCACCGTCGGTCCCCTCATCTCCGAGAAGGCGATCAAGGACATGGAGACACAAGTGGCCCGGGCCCTGGAGCAGGGGGCCAAGATCCTCATCGGAGGACAACGGAAGCCGGGGGAGAAGGGCTATTTCTTCGAGCCGACAGTGATAACTAACGCCGCGCAAAGCTCGGACATCGTGCAGAAAGAGACCTTCGGACCGATCGTCGTGCTGCTGACCTTCGACAGCGAGGAGGAGGTCGTGCGCCTCAACAATGACTCCCTCTACGCCCTCAACGGCAGCGTGTGGACCTCCGACCTGGAGAAGGGAAGGGAGATCGCCACCCGGCTGCGGTCCGGAACCATCACTGTCAATAATGTCGCCTACACCTATGGGCTCGGCGCGACGCCCTGGGGCGGCCGGGGGGAGAGCGGCTTCGGGCGCACCCACGGTGACAATGGCTTCGAGGAGATGATAGAACGCCAGCACGTGCACCTGGACCGGGGCAAATTCTCCTCGGAGATATGGTGGCCCCCGTACAGCGAAGAAGGCATGGAGGCCATGCGGGACTTCACCATGCTGGCCTTCGTCGGGGAGAAGGACCGCATGCTGCAGCGGTTGTTAAGGGCCCGCCAGTTCATGAAGCGCTGAGACGGAAAACGGTATTATAGCATTGTACTGCTTGATAGAGAACACCGAGGACGTCAGATGAAGAGCAAAGGTTGGAACCGCCGGGCCAAATGGTACTTCGGCCTGACCGTGGCCCTCATTCTCATTGCCTGGTCCTACACCTGGTTCAGCCGAGAGGTCCCTCTGCATCACCAGCTGCTGATCCCCTTCGCCTTCGTCACGCTTGGTATGGCGATAAAGTACGGGGACCAGGTCTTCGACCTGGGCATCGGCAGCAAGCGCAGCGCCATATTACTGTCCATACCAACCGGGGCGCTCATGGGGGCGCTGATATTCCTGGACGAGGGTTCGGCCACCATCTTCATCGGGCTGCTGCTGGCCCTGCTGATAGCGTCCAAGTACGACAACATCGCCTTCCAGCTAGGGTTCATGGCCGCCGGGGCCCTGACCATACTGGCGGTGATCAACGGGAACCCCTTCCACGGTGTAGGGGCTATAGTGGTCATGGTGGCGGCCTTCGCCGACGAGGTCCTCAGCGACCGCGGGGACCGCATGCCCGACAGTCCGTTGGCCAAAGTGCTGAGGGAACGTCTGGTGCTGAAGGTGGCCGTGCTGCTGCTGTGCGTGGTGGCCATACTTCCGACGTACCTCTATTTCATCGCCTTCCTGGGCTTCGATACCGGCTACTCCTTCGTGGAGCAGATCAGCATATCAGGGGGGATCGGCCATCGAAAGCCATGACGTGATAGTGCTGGGGGCCGGTCCGGCGGGGGCCGCCGCCGCCTTCTTCCTTTCCCATCTCAGCAAAGGCAAGCTGAACGTGCTTTCCCTGGAGAAATTGGGCCCGAACTACGACCGCTACCACCGCATGTGCGGAGAGGCGGTGAGCCATAAGGCGTTCGCCGACCTTTCTCCGCTGACCCCGGGAGCGGTGACCTTCGAGATATCACGCACGATAGAGCACTGGCCGGGGGACATCGACATAGATACGCCCTCCCGAGGGTACATCCTGGACCGCCCGGCCTTCCTGCACCAGCTGCTGGAAAAAGCAGGCAAGGAGGGATGCCATCTGGAGCAGGGGTCGGCGGTGAAGATAACCCGGGACGACGGACTCCACACCGTGGTGACCCGGAACGGCCAGGAATACCGGTCCAAGTGGCTGGTCGGCGCCGACGGCTGGAACTCCCTGGTGCGGAGGACCTTCTTTACGGGCGGACCCCGCCTGCTGTGGGCGGAGCAGTACGTCACCGAGGATAGGACGGAGAGGGACGCCATGCACTTCTACTACGACCAGAGGTACCAGGGAGGGTATCGCTGGGTCTTCCCGCACGAGAAGGGGAGCCGGATCGGCTTCACCCGCGGTGCGGACCCTCGCCCGGTGTTCATCGAAAGGCAGGGCCGTCCCATCCCCTACGATTATCACGAGACGGTGAGCGGGAACGCCTGCCTGGTGGGCGACGCCGCCGGCCAGGTGAACCCCCTGACCTTCGGGGGCATCCGCATCAGCATGGTGGCGGCCAAGATGGCCGCGGCCTCCATCGTGAAAGGCGACCTGGCGTCATACGCCAAGGACTGGGCCAGATCGCCTTACGCGCTTTCACTTTACACCAAGGCCTTCGACGCCCTGAAGGGCATGGACAACGCCTCGCTGCAGCGCTCCATAAGCCCCTTCCGCAAAGGGTACGGGAGGATGGCCGGGCTGAGGGCCATGACCCTGGGAAAGGAGAACAGGTTATTGAACCGTGCCTACAGCAAGGCGGCGAAATGGGGCTGGTGAGACGATGGACTGCGATGTTCTGGTGGTGGGGGCCGGTCCGGCCGGGAGCGGCGCGGCCAGGTCCTCGGCGATGAGCGGGGCGAGGACGCTGATGATCGACAAGAAGAAGGAGATCGGCACCCCGGTGCAGTGCGGCGAGGTCATCGGCCTGGAGCTGGTCAAACGCTCGGGCATGCGCATCCCGGCGCAGACCGTCGTGGCCCGCCACTCCTTCACCCGCTTCGTGCTCGGGCGCGAGGCGGTCATCGATAACTTCGAACCGTACTGGCGCAGCGTAACCGTAGAGCGGAAGATCTTCGACAAGCACCTGGCCATGAGGGCGGCCAGGGCCGGGGCCTCGGTGCAGGCGGACACCAGGCTGGTATCGGCGAAGGTGAGCGACGGGAAGGTCGAGAGCTGCCTCCTGATTCATCGCGGACAGGAGGTGGAGATATCGCCCAAGGTCGTGGTGGCCGCGGACGGGGTGCACTCCACCATGTCCAAGGCCATGGGGGCGGAGTTCTTCTCCCCCCAGGACGTTGCGAGGGGAGTAGAGTTCGAGCTGGTGGCCAAGAAGGACCTGCCAGAATGCATGCAGATATTCATCGAGGGCGAGATCGGCCTGGGCTACGGCTGGATCATTCCCAAAGGTAAAAGGAGGGCCAACGTGGGCCTCGGGCTGGTCGGCGTCAACGCTTCCCGACGAACATTCCTCGAGGACTGGATCTCCGAGCATCCGGTCGTCTCCAGGTACTTCGACGTGGACAAGGTGCTGGAGGTCAAGATGGGCGATGCGCCGGTACCAGGCTTCCTGGGCGGGCCGGTCCGAGGCAACGTCCTCTTCTGCGGGGACGCCGCCGGGC
Proteins encoded:
- a CDS encoding aldehyde dehydrogenase family protein, with translation MSRRTVIHKYNPANLEFVGEAEVTPSEEVPKIIDTARKAQAEWAALPLDKRKNILHQVQNALAKRTDEFVGLVSQETGKPAMEALATDVMNALSVGDFAVGRMEHIFRESTVDFGSLSTMMRYMGRSSHMIPRPLGVVGIIATWNYPLAIPYSQAMMALAAGNAVILKPSSHTPLTALRMGEMMLKTGIPEGLMQVIVGSGEEVGEALVRSNVDRLVFTGHPDVGHRIMTVAAQRLTPLTLELGGKDAFIVLKDADLRRAAKAACWGSFVNCGQTCVAVKRIYLHRSVEKKFTELFLEEVRALKQGYDPEDPSLTVGPLISEKAIKDMETQVARALEQGAKILIGGQRKPGEKGYFFEPTVITNAAQSSDIVQKETFGPIVVLLTFDSEEEVVRLNNDSLYALNGSVWTSDLEKGREIATRLRSGTITVNNVAYTYGLGATPWGGRGESGFGRTHGDNGFEEMIERQHVHLDRGKFSSEIWWPPYSEEGMEAMRDFTMLAFVGEKDRMLQRLLRARQFMKR
- a CDS encoding NAD(P)/FAD-dependent oxidoreductase — protein: MDCDVLVVGAGPAGSGAARSSAMSGARTLMIDKKKEIGTPVQCGEVIGLELVKRSGMRIPAQTVVARHSFTRFVLGREAVIDNFEPYWRSVTVERKIFDKHLAMRAARAGASVQADTRLVSAKVSDGKVESCLLIHRGQEVEISPKVVVAADGVHSTMSKAMGAEFFSPQDVARGVEFELVAKKDLPECMQIFIEGEIGLGYGWIIPKGKRRANVGLGLVGVNASRRTFLEDWISEHPVVSRYFDVDKVLEVKMGDAPVPGFLGGPVRGNVLFCGDAAGQTLAFVGEGIMPSYICGGLAGKHAALMVKGAGQRYEEELVEVMGGQLMMGAVLRDTLVELWSSESIDVRLRSLLSGAVMNELVSPDDMMYSLPSLEREPIKTIQSLIKGSGRNIRARRC
- a CDS encoding NAD(P)/FAD-dependent oxidoreductase, with protein sequence MIVLGAGPAGAAAAFFLSHLSKGKLNVLSLEKLGPNYDRYHRMCGEAVSHKAFADLSPLTPGAVTFEISRTIEHWPGDIDIDTPSRGYILDRPAFLHQLLEKAGKEGCHLEQGSAVKITRDDGLHTVVTRNGQEYRSKWLVGADGWNSLVRRTFFTGGPRLLWAEQYVTEDRTERDAMHFYYDQRYQGGYRWVFPHEKGSRIGFTRGADPRPVFIERQGRPIPYDYHETVSGNACLVGDAAGQVNPLTFGGIRISMVAAKMAAASIVKGDLASYAKDWARSPYALSLYTKAFDALKGMDNASLQRSISPFRKGYGRMAGLRAMTLGKENRLLNRAYSKAAKWGW
- the infB gene encoding translation initiation factor IF-2; translation: MTIRQPIVSVLGHVDHGKTSLLDYIRGTAVITHEAGRITQHIGATEVPLDHVYKVCAKLIGSKKFNVPGLLFIDTPGHHSFITLRARGGSLADIAILVIDINEGLKPQTVESINILRRFKTPFIIALNKIDLVDGWITHASSPFILSEKAQTEEAQAALSDKLYNIVGRLAEEGLSSERYDHIENFTKNIAIVPISAKNGEGVPDLLLVLVGLAQRFLEESLKTAEGPAKGTILEVKEEHGLGQTIDVILYDGELRQGDTIALGTKGKPLVTKVKAILKPKPLDEIRDPRDKFDRMKEISAAAGVKLLCQNLDGVVAGAPIRAIKGNQAEVLSEIAEETKINIEVADDGLMIKADALGSLEALAYECKRAAIPIRKYETGDISRRDITEVNAYNDPLHKVVLGFTVNMLPDAKEALLNHNAKVFTNDVVYGLIDDYQKWVEEEKRKAELAKRALVAFPGKIKILPNCVFRASKPAIVGVRVLAGRIRNNQKLISPDGKEIGRIRSLRTGEDVLKEAIAGQEIAIAIEGATVGRQMDVEDILYVDILESEIKNLQDYDLNVDEKEVLEQFLEIKRKTDPFWGM